A window from Vigna angularis cultivar LongXiaoDou No.4 chromosome 7, ASM1680809v1, whole genome shotgun sequence encodes these proteins:
- the LOC108337625 gene encoding uncharacterized protein LOC108337625, whose translation MNCSTLCSLLVTLCLILIFQSPLPTKAGRSHVHHRLLGAGASPDLIDIVCNETIEDYGLCQEVLRRDPEIVKAKNFTELAQAILKLGAKEAVEGQNFLKGLAKEKHVPVIEDCAADYDGVIRALRSSLGEMKYDMPAANYDARIAGDGADYCSTALVAADIDNPKIFALNRRVSMIGFMAFNAMDKIGPE comes from the coding sequence ATGAATTGTTCAACACTATGTTCCTTGTTGGTGACTCTTTGTTTGATCCTCATTTTTCAATCTCCTTTGCCAACAAAGGCTGGTAGATCTCACGTTCATCACAGACTACTCGGTGCTGGTGCTAGTCCTGATCTCATTGACATAGTCTGCAACGAAACCATAGAAGACTATGGTTTGTGCCAGGAAGTCCTGAGAAGAGATCCTGAAATCGTGAAAGCCAAAAACTTCACCGAACTTGCACAGGCAATTCTGAAACTGGGGGCGAAGGAGGCAGTGGAAGGGCAAAATTTTCTTAAGGGTTTGGCGAAGGAGAAACATGTTCCGGTCATTGAAGACTGTGCGGCTGACTATGATGGGGTGATCAGAGCCCTCAGATCTTCCCTTGGTGAGATGAAATATGATATGCCTGCTGCAAACTATGATGCTAGAATTGCTGGCGATGGAGCTGATTACTGTAGCACAGCTTTGGTTGCTGCAGACATTGATAACCCTAAGATTTTTGCTCTTAACCGTCGAGTATCCATGATTGGCTTTATGGCATTCAATGCTATGGATAAAATTGGTCCAGAGTAG